The genomic DNA CGACAAGTCAAAAATCTTGCAATGCCGAAtagtttttcctgtttcaggCGTCAACGGGTTATTACAAAAGAAGACTATCCTAAATTAGGATGGATAGCCTATAAAAATACAGTAGAATCAAAAATGTATgctatgttttcttttttcagatcTTCAGCAATTAtcagattattttaaatgaaaaacagcttcaaaaataataatccattataaaataaaactatttacAGCATAAGAGCGCATTGTCACTGGTGCGACACTTTGGCTTGAATATTTTATGCTAATAAGGAAGCGCGTTCGCTTGCAGTTTGTAGCGCCTGTGTCCCGCCTCCTGAGCTCGGATTTGACCAATCCTCAACAGCTTATCAGTGAGCAGAGCTCACGCTATCTGGCCATTGGCCAATCCAGGGCAGCTGGTTGGAGAACTGACTGCAGGAGCAGTAGTATGATGTGATGTCACGAAAAAGGTGTAACGATTTTCGACTGCCTCTTATTTGAAGCTTAACCGAGAACTTTTTTATTGTATTATAGTAGGCCTATGTAATCTGATGATATTCGTTTTAAAGTCTGCGCATTCCGAACTGATGCGTACATCTACTttagatatataaatatgattCATTATTTGAATTCTGAATGAATAATATATTATCTCAACAAATGACGTTCATAACAAACTGAACACGACATGACATATTCCGTTTTTTCTAAGCTATTATCTTTTCTGAAAACACTGACTATAGTTGTAGACACGGACTGGTTAATAGAGgtcatttgcttttcttttcttattctttATCACTGACCAAACGTAAGAAGACAAtcgtttttctctgttttgttttattttgtttttgtttttcaataaaGCAGTACTCTTATAGAATAACACCAATGTATGAGAAAttgattaattttgttttaatgcaaCCTACAAATCAATTAAGAGCTGAAATGACAGAGATGTCACATATTTTCGTGTCAGTCTATGAGTTAGTACTCTCAGCTAACTACATGACATTTGAcataacaatgacaataaaagactaccattaatatttaatcattcaGCACTATTCTGAATCCATGGACTAAAGGTTACATTTGCAGGGAAAAAAACGGAGCCTCACAAATAACGATTAAAGACAGATTCATATTTTTCTTGCTTTCCTGAAGTAACTTTGGGCTCCCCATTTTGCTTGATGAACTCCTACAAATAAATGCATAATATATGTGAGACAgatattgatttattcattgtGAATAGACATTATAGTAAGGCCTGGTACAAATGAGAAATTAGTTGTGTAATTTATGTTATAGAGCTATGCTGAGTTGGCTTGTAACTTCATCTCTAGTTCTTCGATAACAGTCAACCAGAAATGGGCTTTTTGGTCACTTCATATACTCATCTGCTCTTGATGTATGATTTCACTTGTTACTAAAACTAATGTTGGTCTATATAACAGCCATACCTCCAGTTCTTCAAATGAAGCACTGCCATTGCTCACTCTCTGTCCTATCCCATGACTGAAACTCATGTACCGCTCctaaacaacataaaacagacTCAACATGTTAGATGACTAGTGAACAGGAATAGTTTATTTTTGAGCCAAGCACTCAAGCCAATTTCATTTATAAAGTTACATTTCATAGAAACCATCTGCAATGCCTTTAGCATAGTGTTAATCACTCCATCCTCAATGATCTTCACGGCATTTCTCAGACCACGAGCAAAGGCATCCATGGCACCAATGTGCGCAATGAACAGGTCCTCTGTATCAGTAGACTCTCTGCGAACCTTAGCATCAAAATTTAAACCTCCAGGCTGAAGACCGCCTTGCTCAATAACGGTCTAGTGTcggaaaatgaaaaacatgcagATTTGGTCCCCCTCTCACACCTCTTTAAGAACGTATACAAAATCAACAAAGTCAATAAGGTTGAGTCTTCTATACGAGGGTGACtttatgactgactgacacacgCATCCCTCACCTTCATCACCATGGTTGTGTTTCTGGTATCCATGGGGAACTGGTCAGTGTCCCAGCCAAGATCAGGGGACCCTGTGTTTGAGTCAACAGAGCCAAGCATTCCAAACCTGATTAAAatcaagcaaacacacacacacacatacacacacacacacacacacagtctgagttGAAAAAGGGTCTTGAATGCTTACTTCTTATTGAGGGAAAAGATACAGTATTTTTAATGGCTTACGCAGAGGCCATGACAATGTCGTGCTCATAAGAATGGCCAGCCAGAGTAGTGTGGTTGGGCTCAATGTTTAGTTTGAAGTGTTTGTCCAGTCCAAAGTGTTTAAGAAAAGCAATGACGGTCATTGCATCTGTCAAAGAGGACAAAGGGATGATGAGACaaatgagaaagagatagatatCAGATTTAAAATATTATATGTCATTTAcattatataatataatgtatcTATACTGTCCTGGAAAGAGTATGAATTCCTTATTCTCTACGTAAAATATTGCATGCTATATGCTTCATACATTGTAAATGTTCAATGCTCACCGTAGTCATACTGATGTTTGCATGGCTCTTTGGGTTTGGGCTCAATAAGAAATTGGCATTTCAGTCCAATCTTGTCTTTGTAAGCTAAGAGTAGAACAAATGGTTGGATGGATTATTCAGTGGAGACAAATGTAAATGGTCAGTGATATAAGAGCGCTATTCTTCTCACCCACTGCCATTTTAAAAAAGTTGGCCATGTGTTTCAGTTCAGCAGCTACGTCCGTGTTGTGAATGGACTGAAAGCCTTCTCTGCCTCCCCAAAAGACTGGAAAGAGATCATCCAACACTCAATTCTGTGATCACCGATGATGGCACAAATCACAGAATGAGAATTACAGCATGAATGTGTGAGTACAGTATGAGTGAGGTATAAGCTGTAAAACAAGACGTGATATTTCATACCAAAATTCTCAGCCTCTAGTTTCTTGGCAATGTCGAGCCCTTTTTTCACCTGAGCTGCAGCATAAGCCAAAACATGGCAGTCAGGATTTGTGGAGGCACCATTCATATACCTAAGAATACAAAGTATATATTTACAGTTCAGTTGGCAAGTCCAATGAATCATGAATCCTCAAATAATGCTGTCAGCTTTCAAGATGGATTTGTTTGGTGTTCTTACATTAGCTCTGACTTTTGCCATTCAATTAAAATAACTGTCAAAATGAACCCTTCAcaacaagtaaataaaacaagatagttttcatttttcttacgCAATACTACATCAAAAAGTCAAATtatgtttaatattaaaatttattttggCACAGCATTTGGAGGCAGGGTAGGAAGAGATATATTTTAACGTACGGAATGGTGGCAATTCTGTTCAAACCCTTAGAAATCCATTTTTTCAGGTTGAATAAGAGCTTTATTTTGTAACTATTTGAATTTTGACAGGTAAGCACTGACTGGCCTTGGATGGGCAAAGAGGTTACAGGTGACCCAGAGTACTTTAACCCCTGTCTGCCTCTGGAGCTGTAAGGCCAGGTCTGTAATTTCATCCAGATTCTTGTTGGTTTCCTCAAGAGTGGAGCCCTCCGGGGCCATGtctctaaaaacaaaaagtgatcgaaaaaaagtaaaagttttAAGAAAAGTGAACAAAAGAAGCAAACATTATATATACAATCCTAATATTTTATGACCGTTACCTGTCATGAAATGTGTAGTATTTTACctaaaaagcagaggaaaattATAAATCAACCATTTTCTTGTCAAATACTTGCAATAATTATTTGTTTCTGGTAGAGTTTACTTACACATTCTACGCTGTTCTATACGTAATAAAATACTAAGAACAAATCAACTGCATGACGTTAGCTACAAGGAAACAACCCATTAGAAAGTGTTTGCCAGGatatagtccaaacacacagtaaaagcCCTACACCCAGTTTGGTGAAGAACTCAAAGGCTGCATAGAGCCTTCTCTTTGCCATATCCATGGGATTCTCTCCTTCATTCCAAGGCCTGCTGAGAGTGGGAAATCCAAAGGGGTCCGCACCTGACATGGAGGAGACAGAATACGGAATGACGTCTATTCCAAATCGGCAACCAGATATCCTTCAACACAGTGCACTGGAATGTCTTGCAGTAGGAGAGAAGTTAATTTCACAATATTTGCTTTCCACATTTTGATTAATAATAGCAAAAAGGCATTCCAAACTATTCAATACACAGGTGCCTCCTTTACTCTGAATCACAATGTGTTCTGTACAAGCAgtttctgtctgcatgttttccTTGTTCATACTTTTAAGTTTAGCTCCCAAAAGTAGAAATAAATGATTTCAGAAGATGTACACACATTTCTAAGTGAAGAAAAATGGTTCCAGGCATATGAAAGCCTTACCAGTGCCACAGAAAGAGTGCCAATAACATACTGAAAATCTCAGCCAGTCCTCCATTGTTCTTCCACGAAACACCTGCAGAAAGTGATAAACATGCAGGATGTCTCCCAACATAATGGTTttctcattaaataaataaccataTTAGTTATAAGCAAATATTCAAGGAATTACATGCCTTCATAATAAAAAATGCATGATTCTTTTTACTTCCCTTACTCATTCAGCTTCCTGGCCCCTGCAGTGAGTCCAGTGCAATCCATAATATGTGACGCACTGCACCCTAATATCATTCTCACGTCAATACCATACACGTCAAAATGTCATCGATTCATAACGGTGAACTTGTTAGTTTCTGAATGAATGTCAACAAGTTACCGGGAAAATCTGCCTGTTGTCCAACATATTACTGTCTGATGGGTAGAATTATTATATATGTCAACAGATAAAGTGAGGTGTAGGCCACTCTTACTTACCTCCTCAGCATTGTAATATTTAAAGCACAACACATCTTGGGGGCCAGCATTAGTAGCGTAGGGAATCTTCCCAATACCTTTAACACCGAACACAACATTGAGAGGCAAACAGTCCAGCGTCttttttttatacacgtttAGTTGACTGTGCGGACGGCGATAGCCCAGAGATTACTGCAATAATTTCAGTAACCCGCTGCAATATAAAACTGATTTCACAAGTTCACGCTTTATCGATAATTAACCCTGTCTCTAATTTTACATAATTCTTGGGTGAAGTGTAACAGAGCTTTGAGCCACGATGTCTGCTGTGTCTCGTGTACCATATGCTACAGCACATTTCgttgtaaaataaaatgcttaCGTAGTTCAAAACGCGATTACAATGCAAGTTATCTGCGGTGCGCAAAATGCCAACAAACAAACTTAGAGACTGGTCGCATTTCCTTTGCTGTCACATACTTCTGCTTTTCTGCAAAGTTTGAAGTGAGCACTTGAACCATTTGGAGCTCAAAACCCGATTTTACGTAATGTAGGCTTAACGTGTTACAGACATAATAACTCAAGAGAACTCAAAATACCTGAAAAGCAGACTTTACCTGGAAAGAACTCGTTTGTTGACATCGTGATTTTAAAGTTTCTTCAAAGTTCGCTTTGTTTCCTTTCTAGTCTTTGAGGACACCCATTTGGCCCCGAATTTGTCCACAAGGTGTCTCTGTCTAACTAAGCTTGTGACCTCTTGAatttctgtgacatttttatACCTGCAGTAAATGTTACTTGTTTCTCTCTAATTACAGCTAACATATATAACTACATATATGTTATAAATACactatgtatgtatacatatattaaatacattaaatgcATATAATGACATATAATTAATCTCAGTGTTTAAGCTACTGAGCTACTGCATTTATTCTCAAAAGGTCAATTACAATGTTCCCGGACTTAACTGAAGAggatagtaaaaaaaaaaaaaagacatattgaCTCTTTCAGATGAGCTTTTAAACAGTAAAGGTTTTCTACATTTattctaaacagaaaaaaaatgatctgctGTTAAAACAGTACAGACTTGGTATGTGATGCTTATTCTTTGACTAAAGAGGTAATACAAATACCTTATGCAGAAAACCCAGCAGAAATGTAGAAATCACACAAAATAACAGATGCATTCATtcagtacatacatacaatatatTGCACAAAATCAATCAGAGCCTTTGGTCTGAAACACCTTGAATGAAGTCGCATAAATTCTTTAAAGCAAG from Chanos chanos chromosome 8, fChaCha1.1, whole genome shotgun sequence includes the following:
- the LOC115818671 gene encoding xylose isomerase; this encodes MSTNEFFPGIGKIPYATNAGPQDVLCFKYYNAEEVFRGRTMEDWLRFSVCYWHSFCGTGADPFGFPTLSRPWNEGENPMDMAKRRLYAAFEFFTKLGVKYYTFHDRDMAPEGSTLEETNKNLDEITDLALQLQRQTGVKVLWVTCNLFAHPRYMNGASTNPDCHVLAYAAAQVKKGLDIAKKLEAENFVFWGGREGFQSIHNTDVAAELKHMANFFKMAVAYKDKIGLKCQFLIEPKPKEPCKHQYDYDAMTVIAFLKHFGLDKHFKLNIEPNHTTLAGHSYEHDIVMASAFGMLGSVDSNTGSPDLGWDTDQFPMDTRNTTMVMKTVIEQGGLQPGGLNFDAKVRRESTDTEDLFIAHIGAMDAFARGLRNAVKIIEDGVINTMLKERYMSFSHGIGQRVSNGSASFEELEEFIKQNGEPKVTSGKQEKYESVFNRYL